A stretch of the Rosa rugosa chromosome 5, drRosRugo1.1, whole genome shotgun sequence genome encodes the following:
- the LOC133708176 gene encoding uncharacterized protein LOC133708176 produces the protein MVFRGRGCGQGGFGGYRGIKEEPFVVFPDINLPDATDVLSTSDQKKNKEEMLFIKESLEWLKKTGYYLEQTDKDKQRKGNREIHSFSQYLVPSMFPGELTRGSNVRGLSRDKVEWDRKKKEEIDWNRIEKMEQDSDAKQKKKREKDEEDVDKEDDDDDDDDDDDDDEDDEDYEDPDLNDYIVDVKPDDDEDVYNDEEEGGDEPEL, from the coding sequence ATGGTGTTTAGAGGGCGTGGATGTGGACAAGGTGGTTTCGGAGGCTATCGCGGTATTAAAGAAGAACCCTTTGTGGTGTTCCCTGATATTAACCTACCTGATGCCACAGATGTTTTGTCCACCTCCGATCAGAagaaaaacaaggaagagatgttgtttatcaaagaaagtttgGAGTGGCTGAAAAAAACAGGGTATTATCTTGAACAGACTGACAAAGACAAGCAGCGAAAGGGTAACAGAGAAATCCATTCTTTCTCGCAGTACTTAGTGCcgagtatgtttcctggagaacTGACTAGAGGTTCGAATGTGAGGGGGTTAAGCAGGGACAAAGTTGAGTGGGacagaaagaagaaggaagagatcGACTGGAATCGGATTGAGAAGATGGAACAGGACAGTGATgccaagcaaaagaaaaaacgCGAAAAGGATGAGGAAGATGTGGAtaaggaagatgatgatgatgatgatgatgatgatgatgatgatgatgaggacgATGAGGATTATGAAGACCCTGACTTGaatgattatattgttgatgTGAAGCCAGACGATGACGAAGATGTTTATAATGATGAGGAGGAGGGTGGTGATGAACCTGAGTTGTAG